TGCAGACGTAATGTGTTATCAAACAATCAATCTTCACTTCTGATGAAAGCATCTGAACTGCCATCTCATTTCATCTGCACATGCAATGGTCTGACAGGCCTTAGTATAACTCCCAGTGCATTATCCCATCCATAGTTTCAACACCTTATCTTTACCACCAGAAGCAACATTCTCACCATCTGGATTCCAATCGACCGCAAAAACGTTCTCACGAGAACACGTGCTAAAGTAAGCAAGTGGTAGTCCATGATAGACATGCAAACTTAAAACTTGTCTGATGACCATGTTAAGGGAACAAACCTCATCCACATGACCCGGAAGATCTTGTTTCAACTTCTTCGTGCGAATATCCCAGATCTAAAAGTAAGCCAAATATTGAGCAAACATTTAAGCATTCAAATCAGgcaaaaattcataataatcaTAACCAGTAAAAAGGGCAGACTCCACATGCTATTGACATTTACAAATAGTTCAAACAGAATTAAAACAACAAGCAAGAGTACATCACTCAAGCTTCCATTCGTACTCTGCTTTACAATATCCTCATCACCATATCTCGCAAAATAAGCAGACCTAACATGGTCGAAGGgttcaaaaaataactttaaaTAGGCCATTGAGATCTCAATGAAAACAAGTTGCACTAGAACTCAGCAACCGGGGGGGGAAAATCCTTATTGCTTGCACCATAAATAAACTAATTTCCTGTAACACTAATTATTTTCACAGATAATATTACAAGCTCTCCTGTTACAATTCTAAGTGACcacacttgatctctcttaaaGCTGGCCCATGACAAACGTAAGTACTTTATGGAAATCATTCAAACGCTATATGCTTTGTGCAACTCAGCTTCAGGGTAGTCTTTGCTCCCACTTAAAAGAAGTCTACTATCTGCAGACCAACTGTGCATTATGTAAATCATGATTAGAAATCATTCTCGAATGGATGAGacgagaaaattttgaaaataccTCAAACCTTATCTGATATACAGGCCCGGCATGTCCACTGAATGCAGCAACAAACTTCCCAACAATACCATTACACAACTTCACAGATCTATCAAACGAAGCACTAGCCACCCATTGCCCATCCGGTGAAAAGTAGACACGATCCACAAGCTGCAAACAAAAAGCATAATTTCCCGCATTTACACCTAAGACGGTTCAACAAGGATCTAAAGTACTAGcctcaagaaaatattaggaGGATGTCTCATCCATTGAACCAGTGCCACCAGGATCACAATGTGAAGTACGTCCTTATTTAGCATCATTATGGCAATTGATAGTATACAATGGAACACAAACAGTCTTCTAAATACAGTAAATACTTAGGAATCAATCACACAGCAAAAGCAGGCAGCTGTCAAATcaatctccctccctccctccctccctccctcctccctcctccctcctctcccctCACACACGCGCACGCACATACCTGTTGATGATCGGTCATTCGTGTTTTCGGATGCTTACTGACAGAAGTTTCCCACAGAAACATAGTAAAATCATCAGATCCAGAGATCAATTTTTCGGGAGCATtgcctttcattttcttgtaaCTTTCTAATGCAACCTATGTTCATCAACAAAATACAGAAGTTCATATGACAGTTAATAGAAAGTAGATTACAAATGTGCATAGACCCAAAGGCAGAGAATCACCACAAGGGGGCAGAACATGCACAGAGCCAAAAGACGTGCTGGCTAATGCATACTAGGTTGTAAGAAAATAATGTCCAGAGAGAAATAACCAATGCATACTAAGTTGCATGAGCAAATCAATGTGCAGAGAGAAATAAATGTGTGATTTATTGCCTCATGATATAAAGATGATTCCACATAATAACAGTTACCTACTTGCTTCATTTCTTCAGAAGATGAATACTGTTTTCCAGTGTGATCAAAAGCTACAGTTCGAAGAACATACTCAGCGCTCAGAGCAGGGAGTTAACCCAGTGTCCATGATCCtacaacaaaaattttacagAAATAAGGATGATcgtgaaaaaaaagagaggggatCTAGCAGCAACTTAGATTAAGAATGTGGATTTGGCAGTAGAAACTAAGAAAAGACATAACCACGCGAGCCATGAAAACTAAACTCTAACCTAAATATGCAATTCATATCTCAGAGACATCAAAAAATGGTGGTATTTCATTCTTACTGTCAATATCTCCCAAGAACTATACAATGAAAACATTCAAGGACATGATATTGCCAATAGCTGGGCTAAATAATATGCCCAATTAGTATGGGGTAGGTCACTAGGTGCCAAACTGCCTCCTGGCACCAAAGAGATTGAGTGAATGCAGCTACTCCAAAGGcgaaaataaatataaagctCTTGtggcgaagaagaagacaggCATGCAATGACCCTGCAATCTGTATAACAAACATCAAAAAAGATGTTACATTCAATTCCCTTATCAGCTTCCCCTGGGAGTTTCTCAGACATTAATCGTACAGTCCTGGGAGCtgcaagaaatttaaaataattacttcacCAGGTAACAAGTAGTAGAAGCAGCAGCAGTTTGGCAAAGTCCAAGGATAAGCTTGAAGGCAGAATTTACAAGTCCTCGCTTAATCTTAGGCCCATTAGAAGTACGAATTAGTCAAGAAAACTTCATGTTATTCTTTTGTTGTTCATGTAGCACGGTACTAGCATATGGACATTAATACATCACAAAGTGATTAAATATTTATCTCAGTGTTGAATTGCCTCTCTTGTTCCAACTTGTCAGTGGGACAGCTATTAAGGATTGGGAGAGAGAATTcatgccaaaaatttgaaaccaTTAATTGAAAGGCAGTTTTACCAACAATTGCCAAAATTAAGGAAGTTGCATACCCAGTATACATTACAACGTCTCCTCCCCAATTTATGCATGTAATAGCTAGAGTATGACTGCTCAGACATATTACACATGTTCATAGTGTTACATCCCGtatgcatgtgtcacggcccaaaagttagcatgtccaagaggtttccatAGCACGGGCATGACACGTGATGACCCTCGACCTATGTTCCCGAGATGTACAGTATTCTCCTAGGGGCGGGTGATActgtatttgtacgcatacgATATAAATGCGAGTAACTGGTAGTTGGCTATAAATGCCGGTAGTTGGTAAATGGagaggtgcaatctccaccgttagatctaagggagatctacggctagggtttgccttatacttgtatataaaggggtgtcctcctcattgtattctcattcacaacatatatgaaaatccagagcttctctcatcaagtgtttctctctctagaagctcgttgtgagtcgagtgtgaaAGGCCgcttaggggtaaaaccttaagCACCGCACGGGTgaatcgagagttgatcgagagttgatcgatcggcccgtgacaagtggtatcagagctgattTGCGATCCAAGCGCAAGTGCAATAGCTGATCCACGATCTGATGAGGCGTTGGTCTTGGGTGATGACGGCGCTGATCGTGGGCGAAACGCCGAGAAGGGCGGTGTCCGAGGGAAGAAGACCCGTGGTGGTTCAAAGGAACctatgggggatcttgcacaaAGGATGGCGAAGCTAGAGTTGTTCGTCTCCGATGTCCAACGATCGGTCGATGACCTGACCCAGACCGTGGACGGAGTTGACGCCGGAAGGGAGGAGCTGGTTGCGGAAGTGCAAAAGCTCAAAACTGGCATGGGAGAACTCCGCCACGAGTTGCTGGGGACCCTATAGGAGGAACTAACACAACAGTACAAACCCTTGGAGGCTGCAATGGCGGCCATGCGTGCGGAGATTGCTGAGTTTACGGGTAAGCTCGCGGAAGCACAAGCTGCACGCGTGAACGGTGTCATCACGGTGCAAGGTCCACGGGTAGACACGCCAAAGCCAAAAGAATTCCGGGGCTCGTGGGTGGCcaaggacgtggacaactttctATGGTACATGGAGCGATACTTCCAAGCCATGGGAATCAACGACGACCAAACACGGGTAATCACTGCATCTATGTACTTAGCGGATAGTGCTTTGTTGTGATGGTGTCGTCAGTCGGATGATAGGTGCGGGAATCCTATCGCGACCTGGGTAGGCTTCGTCGAAGAGTTCCGACGGAACTACTTTCCCGCTTATGCGGAGGAGGAAGCTCGTGACGAGCTGAAGTGTCTCGAGCAGAAAGGCGGTGTGGGCAACTACATCAAGCGGTTCTCGGAGTTGCTACTCCAAATCCCCTCGATGAATGAAGTCGAAGTGTTTCACCAATTCATGGGTGGACTCAAGCCATGGACGAAGCAATAGTTAAAGCGGTACAACGTGGGAGACCTCACTACGGCCATGACCATAGCCGAGTCGCTTGTGGAGTACAAGGCGTCGCCTTCCACATCCCGACCAGACACCCGTCCAAGGGACAAAGGcactggtgggggagatcgggGTAGATTCAACAATCGCCCGACTGGAGCTAGACCGCCGAATGGTCCTCATCCTCACCGGGCTAATGCGAGACAAAACAGAGGTGGGCAAAGGAAGGTACGCTCGTATA
This Eucalyptus grandis isolate ANBG69807.140 chromosome 7, ASM1654582v1, whole genome shotgun sequence DNA region includes the following protein-coding sequences:
- the LOC120296256 gene encoding notchless protein homolog translates to MSEKLPGEADKGIESFDHTGKQYSSSEEMKQVALESYKKMKGNAPEKLISGSDDFTMFLWETSVSKHPKTRMTDHQQLVDRVYFSPDGQWVASASFDRSVKLCNGIVGKFVAAFSGHAGPVYQIRSAYFARYGDEDIVKQSTNGSLSDIWDIRTKKLKQDLPGHVDEVCSLNMVIRQVLSLHVYHGLPLAYFSTCSRENVFAVDWNPDGENVASGGKDKVLKLWMG